Proteins from one Phyllobacterium zundukense genomic window:
- a CDS encoding DUF1801 domain-containing protein: MKKSDLKDGEGGHSPSQLIDARIKELSDWRGKMLSHVRALIHQADPEVVEEWKWRGVPVWSHNGIICTGETYKSVVKLTFAKGASLDDPSGLFNSSLEGNTRRAIDLREAEEIDENAFKALVGAAITLNKSKAR, encoded by the coding sequence ATGAAGAAGAGTGATTTGAAAGACGGAGAAGGAGGGCACTCACCCTCTCAGCTGATCGATGCGAGAATCAAGGAACTGAGCGACTGGAGGGGCAAGATGCTCTCCCATGTCCGCGCGCTCATCCACCAGGCCGACCCGGAAGTGGTCGAGGAATGGAAGTGGCGAGGCGTTCCGGTCTGGTCTCACAACGGCATAATCTGCACCGGCGAGACCTATAAGAGCGTGGTGAAGCTGACTTTTGCCAAGGGCGCTTCGCTTGACGATCCTTCCGGGTTATTCAACTCCAGCCTTGAAGGCAACACGAGGCGCGCTATCGATTTACGTGAGGCTGAGGAAATCGATGAGAACGCATTCAAGGCACTCGTAGGCGCCGCAATCACGTTGAACAAGTCAAAGGCCCGTTAG
- a CDS encoding DUF1127 domain-containing protein: MNLIRSYSNWRRYRDTVSELNRLSTRELSDLGIARSDIPFVAKKSAVR; the protein is encoded by the coding sequence ATGAACCTTATCCGCTCTTACAGCAACTGGCGCCGTTATCGTGACACGGTTTCCGAGCTGAACCGTCTGTCGACCCGCGAACTCAGCGATCTGGGCATTGCCCGTTCGGACATCCCGTTCGTCGCCAAGAAGTCTGCAGTACGCTAA
- a CDS encoding DUF1801 domain-containing protein, which produces MKTRESENSSLHAKTKSPAASTQPVLLSGGNPQIAKGYGDAPVQAYIAAMPGWKSDLGRCLDALIVRTVPGVQKAVKWNSPLYGLEEKTWFLSFHCFTKYVKVTFFRGTSLSPVPPGASKHKEVRYLDIYEGQFDEAQFVDWVKQASQLPGERM; this is translated from the coding sequence ATGAAAACAAGAGAGAGCGAAAATTCTTCCTTGCATGCCAAAACCAAGAGCCCGGCGGCATCCACACAGCCGGTCCTCCTCTCAGGCGGCAATCCTCAGATCGCGAAGGGCTACGGCGACGCCCCGGTGCAGGCCTACATCGCCGCCATGCCGGGCTGGAAAAGCGACCTCGGTCGCTGTCTCGACGCGCTTATCGTGCGCACCGTTCCCGGCGTGCAAAAGGCGGTCAAATGGAACTCGCCCTTGTATGGGTTGGAGGAGAAGACCTGGTTCCTCAGCTTTCATTGTTTCACGAAATACGTCAAGGTCACCTTCTTTCGCGGCACGTCACTCAGTCCTGTCCCGCCCGGCGCATCCAAGCACAAGGAAGTGCGGTATCTCGATATTTATGAAGGCCAGTTCGATGAAGCGCAGTTCGTCGACTGGGTAAAGCAGGCGAGCCAACTGCCCGGCGAAAGAATGTGA